DNA from Cucumis sativus cultivar 9930 unplaced genomic scaffold, Cucumber_9930_V3 scaffold69, whole genome shotgun sequence:
CTTTGTGCTTGTTGTAGTACTTCATGTCCTCCATATTGGTGGAATCCAGAAGAGTTTCTTGGTCCTGCTGCATTGCTCCATGCCTATAGATGGATCTCTGATAGGTAATTCAACTTTCTCGATCCCAATTTACTATAGATCTTAAGTTCAACTACCTTAGTCTATGATTGATGAtgtgagttttaaaaaacttgattAAAATGATAGTCGAGATGAGTTCAAGAAGGAACGATTGCAAGCAATAGCCGAAGACGATACAAAGCTTTATAGATGTAGAACTGTGAAGAATTGCACAGCCAACTGCCCCAAAAGCCTTGATCCTTCCTCTGCAATTCACCACATGAAGGCAATGCATTTAATCTCTAGGTCCAATAAGGTGCCCAACAATTAGCTTTTCTagccttttctttctctaaaatcCTATGGGtcataatatatacatatataagcCATCTCTTTTTCTTGGTCTTGAAGTTCATTTTCAATCTTAATCTATGAAGAAATGTATTGATGATTTGTTATAATGAAAGTGGTTGTACTGGACTTTGAATAATAGATTTTCGAATCCCTGTTGCTGTATGTTGAGAGTTTCTTCTTCAGTGGCAATTTTGTTTAACTTgtatacaaaaacaaatagaaaaagttaCCAAATACACTCTTGTCgaagaaaacagaaacaaatgTGCTTATTACACAATTGTTGTACAAATGCTCCACAAAAAATGGGGGGAAAATcaaaacagaagaagaaaaagtaggTGAATCAAGAGTTTCCATCCCAtttaatcaaacttaaaaaagaatagccAAAACTACAAGTAGAATTCTATacagaaagaaataattttggGCAAAGCCAGATCCTAATGCACCAACTTTTGCTGAGAAATTACAGGTCATAATATTCAGTATTACTACTTGTGGCCTTCCCTTTCTCtttaaaacttgaatttttgaaCTCCTGGTGGTTCTTGGCCACAATTGGTGCCCTTTTTTTAACATCTACGTAAAGGTTGCGCCTCATTGATACATTATTATGattgaatatatatcaaattgttCACTATACTTTACACCTGCTGCTTCTTTAACTGCATCCGAGATTTGGCAAGTGCTTCGCGGACTTCTTTGTCATCGGGAGTTTCCTCGAGCAAGATTTCGTAGTCTTTTATTGAAGATTCCCATTTTCCCAACTGCATGACATCACGTTAGTACATAAAGATGGGAATGGGAGTTTGTTCGTGGGACTGGCTAGTTATTTACGTTAACTTTTGTTCTCTCTGGTCAAAATGATGATAAAAGGGAGGAAGAATATAGGGTACCTTCGCATTGCAATCTGCTCGTCTCAGTCTTGCCTTGCTATAGGACGGGCGAGCATTAAGGGCTGCTGTGCAATCTTCAACTGCTTTCTCAAATTGTTCAAGTTTGGACCGGCAAGCAGCTCGATTACACAGCAGCACAGAATTGTAGGGATCATGCTCAAGTCCCTCCCATATGCAAGACACGCCTCTGAGAATCTAGATGCTTTGAATAGCTCATTTCCATTTGATCGAGCAGCTGTAATAGCTCGAGCTCTCCTCATCACTACATTAGTATCCCTGTTGTTTGAGTCAAGCCGAGCTGCTCGCTGTGCTGCCTCCAGTGCATCATCGAACCTGTAGATACACACCATTTTGAGAACCATTGTAGCACCACAACAGGGAAGTTCATGCCAATGTTGTTAAGCATTTCTCCTTTTAAACGTTCTTTAAGCCAATGAACAATGATATGAAAGTTAATTGGAGACTCAAACATTTGACTTCTTAatcttttaattgtttcttaAGCATTTATCTATTCatcttttaattgtttcttaAGCATTTGATTTATTCTCATATGCACAAGAGTATCTAATATTTTAGTCCTAAACGTAATGCTGCAGCTAGTAGCAGTTAAATAGTGTTTGCAAaatgtttgatatttaaaCACGAACCTGCCTGCAGTCAAATCGACCTGAGCTCGAATCAATAGTAAATTGGCATTACCAACAGGGCCAAGGAACTTAGTACAGGAATCCACGTCAAAGGTTGGACCTCTTGATATGGCCTCATCAGCATCTTGGTGTTTGTGAAGCTTCAAAAAGGCCTCAGCTTGCAAAGCAAATATCTTTTGCAAACAATCCACAAGAGTCGATTAGTAAATGAACAATCCTATAACAATAACATGATCGAAATGACTAATAAATAAGCACCTGTGGAGCGGAGTCTGCCCGGATGTAATTGCAAAGCCAGTCTCCTTAATCAAGGTGTTCCAATCTCGTAATCGTCGTGCTTCGGTGCACTTGTTCAAATGAGCTTGAACAGCCTTGGCTTTTGCTAAGTCCTCTTGATCGGCTTCTGGTCCCGATTGTTTGTAATGATACATTGCCTTTTCTGTGTCTCCTAATCTGTACTCTCAATTAAAGAACAATGTAGATATCCACCctcaatttctcaaaatgatGACAGAAATCTTATCTGAAAAGTTACCAAAAAACCATAGAAAACTTGCTAAATAAAGTTTTAAGGTGTTGCCAATACCTAAGATACAATGTCGCAAGTCGATGATGAGCTCGGTGGTAATGCGGTTCAATCCGAATAGCTTCTCTGCACTCAAAAACTGCATCAACAAGCATGCCAAGAGCTGTTAACGCTGCACTTTTATTGCTTCGATACGAAGCCTTATTCGGGTCTATTGCAATTGCTGCCTCATATAAAGCTAAGGCTTCTGCAAATCTTCCATTCTTGTAATCTTCATTTCCCATAATTTTCAATTGCTCGGGATCCATTCGAGTCGACAACACACGACAAAGAGAACCCGTTTGTTCTACGCTTTGTTTCGGTTGACCCTTTCCAACATTCCCCACAACGCCATTTTGGTATCTACCATTTGGTACTTGAGTTTCTTCTCTTGCTGTTTTGGGCATATAATCAACCACATTGTATGTATTTCCTCCGCCATTCCCTCCTTGTCTCAAGTTACCTGTGAAAATAGTGCCATTCATccttaaaaacaataaaaattttaatcctacaaatttagttcttaattTGTTGGTCCTcctcattttaaaaagttccaatttaGTCCCTATAATTTCAGGATATTACCCAAATTTCCGAAAAGCATGACATTGCTGGAGGAGGCTCGAACAAGCGACCCATTAGTCCCCTTCGATTTCTGGTGATCGGCGATCATGAGCTCGAGCTCGCCGGAGATACCGATGGCTTCCTTCGGCACCCTTTCCTTGGTCCACATACCCATTCCCCGCCGACGCCGCCACTCTGCTCGGCGGTGCCGCAATCTTACACCTACATTCTGGATATTCGACGCAGCTCCTCTCTGCTGATTCTGATTCTGATTCTGATTTGAATAAACCACCCTCTGTTGAGTCTGCTGATTCGGACCCACCTTCGGTTTCGACTCGACTGCTGAAACATGAATGAATGCCCCCTCATCAGAGCCACCACGTCGGCGCTTTGAATTCTGGGAGCTCGCCGTTTTAACAAAATCGTTGTTATTTGAATTCATAGTCGACAATGAGGCATTTGAGGCAGTTCTTCTCGGCCAAAATCCACGGCGGCCAAACACAGCGTTCAATAAGCCACAGCTTGATTTCTTATCGGACATATCGTCTGCCATTTTAGAGAAGCACGGCGGCCCCAACTCCAAAGGAAGAatcaaaaaagaagagaatgttCCATGAAGGAGAgagtttttgttattaatgaATGCAATTTGAAGGCCAtgttatgaaaaagaaattgtaaagaGTAATGAAAAGTAATAGATATGGGCCTAACCCAGGAGGTGACTTGCATGGCACTCCCTGGAGAGGCTTTGATTTTGAGAAACAGAGTGATGTGTGTATGTTAATcgggaaagaaaagaaaaggaaatgggaagaaggaaggaggaaaaaggaaaacaaaaaatgaaagagtagGGGGGTTTTGATATGAATTTGTAAAAAGGAATtagttgaagaagagaagagctGAAGAATCGGTCGTAGAAAGGAATAAGGATCTCAGAATATTTAGAAACAAGAAGGTGAGGGGTGAGGACAACACGTTGAGTTGAGGATGTTGGTTGACCTTTGCTTTCTCTATGATGACAGCTAATCAGTTATGTAGCCGTTCCCTTCAATTTctaattcatcttttttctctccataaTTAATCACAATTATGTTTAATCATctttcctatttttcttttcttttttaaatttaactttattttaacaatCAAACCACATTATACATTATGCCCCTCTACGTTCAtacaacaatcaaatttttaataatcaaacCACATTTGCACGCCTCCTCAAAAAAGCGGATGAGATTGAATCCGGGATATTACAAAGAAACCCTAACCACTTCttcaagaaaagaagaagaaatctcAACAATAAAAACCAACCCAATATAAGCAAAGGACACCGCGGCACGAGCCAAGCATGAGTCACTCTATTAGCATTACATTCACACCAATCAAATGAGACAAAAGGGACCAATCCTACCTAACCTCAAAATCATCTCATAAACAAACCTCAACTCCGGCCAAAACAATAGCCTTACTCTCTGTGCACCGATATTATAACTCCGACTCCACAAAAGTGATTGTTCCGGTGACAACTTTATGACTGGATGGATATCAATCTATACCTTtactatttgaaaattaggcATGATTTTGTGATGCATCATGCAATGCATAATTACTTATTATGATGTTTTTCGTAAGATGATTACCATGCTAATTAATGTAGATGGTATTTCATTGCATGATATGTGTGTTGATGTAGAAAAAGTCGATCTAAGGCGGTTTCCTTTATGGCCTTACTTGAACAATATCTATTATGTATGTCGTACATCTGTGTCTTTGAGTACTAAAGAGGCagttttcaacttcttttggTGCACATATTATGTTCATTGATCTTCTTGTTTGTCGTGATGTACACATGATATTCGAGTTAAGGATTCCCGTGCATATTTTGTTTGTCCCTCATATTATGGTAGCGTGTCATGAAAACTACTTATAAAATTACTCATTTGTCAATTGGGGACTTCCAGTGGAAGAAGCTCGAGCCTCGTCGAACAAGGGCTTAGCTTTGCTAGTATTAGAGTGTGTGTGGAGCTCCAGGTAGCGAGATCACACATAGTATGTAGCAATTGGCATTGTGAAACAAACGCATATGGGCCGCATCAATGTGCCTCTTTTTTAAGCCCAATTGACAACCACAAATTGAAGTCCATAATTTTGCAAACCACTTTGGACTTTTAGATTAACTTGAAACAAATAAGTGAAGATGTTATGTATAATGTGAAAGACAATAATAATGTTATGTATAATGTAGATTTTGTGGTTTgccttccttttctctttacgtgccatttcttccttttccttcaatataattttattttagaaattctcTAGACTTCAACAATTTTGTACtgtatattttatactttagCTTTCTGTAGAAGTTTTGATGTCTAGCCATTGAATATGaagtaaatatgattttaggacaattttttatgt
Protein-coding regions in this window:
- the LOC116406149 gene encoding succinate dehydrogenase [ubiquinone] iron-sulfur subunit 3, mitochondrial-like — protein: MHVYRSIEPWLKTRRSAEGGREFRQSPAERKKLDGLYECILCACCSTSCPPYWWNPEEFLGPAALLHAYRWISDSRDEFKKERLQAIAEDDTKLYRCRTVKNCTANCPKSLDPSSAIHHMKAMHLISRSNKVPNN